The nucleotide window TACAGAAATTGGTGCCTTGACTTGCTGTGTTCTTGAAATAGGTTTGAAACAAATGGCATTGATAGAAATAGAACACATGGTGTAAGTGTTGGTCTTATAACTGAAAATAATCACACTTGCACTTACGTTATAGGGTGGAAACTCACATTTAAAGGCGATTGTCCCAATCCTGGTTAGACTTTAGAGTACTAAGTGTGTGAACATAATGAGAGCTGAATTGTTCTATAATGACGAAGAGGCCCTCACAATGTCTGCTTTCTTCATGTCACCTTTTGTTCTCTCAAGGAACTGTTTAGCTTGAAAAGAGTTGTAAACATTTTTACAACCATCAAGTGTTTCCCTGTCCTCCACCATTCAGATATCTGATGAGCAGTAGAGAAGACGAGTTACCTTTATACAGCAATGAGAGGACGTCTAGCTGATGCTGAGTTTGAAAGAGTTTGCTCCCAGATTCTATTAACAGAGACAAATACACCGAGATGATCACCAAACCTTAACGATGTGGAAATGGGACTCTGAGGTCTGAGGTCAGTTTCATGGCAGTCATTTTGAGGTAGATCAGCTTTTATCAAAATAACAATTCCATCTCTTCTATTTGTCATGGACACATTGATATCTCTCCATGGTGACCTAAACATTCAGATGTTAAGAGAGAAATACAGCATATTTAATTTCACACACCCTAAGATTATTTCTAAATTGATGAGTTGAGGCGTAATcataatgcttttttattattagTAAAACTTTATTCATCGTTATTTTTTGGATAACATCTAGTATTGCAAATGCTTTATATCAAGTGTTTCGGAGATGTTGTGACCACTAAGCTCTCATGTCAAACAGCCATTGAAATGATAGCTTCACTCGCCTCCTACATGCGCACTTGCTGTACATTGAAACTGGATGTAGTCAATCCTCCTGCTTGTGTTGTGAAGAGATTACATTTAAAGCTAACACCAGACTTCCGCCTGACACTCATCCCAAGCTTCAGTGTAGCTTAAAACACGTCTGTCTTCTTTAACAGTGTTTTCTGAAACATAGAGACTAATAGTGAAAGGATCACTTGGTTTGTCTCGCTCAGATTTATGTTAGCTTTGGTTGGAATGCATTTATGCAAATAATGGTAAGTACAGAAAACAAAATACGTTTTAAGTACATAAAGACTTTGTAGCTTTGTAGTTGTTAATGTGAAAACAGGACATTATTTCTATAATTTATAATAATCATTATATGTTGAGCAGGGTGGTCTAGCAGGTACGACTGAGATTCAATAGTTAACATTCCAACAAGGAATATGTTGGCATCATCTGACTGGTTTCACCTTCTTTTGTGATTATCTGACCCCAAAAGTCTCTTGAGATGCATATCATCGTGTTTGTTTTCTGCTTTTTGAGCATCTATTTCTATTAAAGTTGGGCTCATGTGATTTCTAAAATGGATTCACACATTCCTCCAATAAgcaggagaaagacacacatCATTAATTCTTATAATATTAACTGTTATAATATTTATATACGCATGTGAACAGGCAGGTATTTTGAATACATATGTCCTTATTGACGTAGTGAAGTGCCTTGCATAACCGTCATGTGAACGGATGTTTTTGCTTCCAACTATATATAAACCGTCTGATGGCTGGTGCACCAGCAGAAAAAGTTTTCCACTAGTTCAATTTCCTATGCACTGAGAGGATGGAGACATGTCTTCTGCACTGGGATTTCACAGGTATTTTGTAGGATATCCTGCTTATTAAAGCTCTGTGGTGTAAGTGTTGCCACACAGGATTATGTGTCATGTTATAAATGACCAAAAAGTCCCTAATAGAGTCTGAGCCAGCATTATTTCTGAAGGGAATTTGATAAGCAGATGCTACACTGAAAacggaaacgttgactttaattaaatgtattatgtcaacagatttcacacaaCTCTATTCATtaattgaaagcaataatattacatttgaaataaaaatatgaaataggttcaacttaatgttATTGTTCAACTACCTACTGTAATGCagtatgtgaaatctgttgacataatacatgtaattaaagtcacatTTCAGTTTGTCAGTGTTGACCTTGCTAATAATGAACATTATGACTAAATCTGACGTTGTCCTTGTTTGGCAGTTTGGTAAACTCTCAAGTCCAACCATGCCGATTCTGAAGAAGCTCCCGGGAAGGTCCAAGAGCTCCCAGGAGTTCCCCCGAGCGAACGGGGAGCTGATCCTGCCCCGGCTGGACCTGGACCTCCAGAACCTGAACGACCTGAAGGTGCTGAACAAGAACTTAAACCCCTTCGAGGACATTGACCTGAATGAGGATGAGAGGAAGGATGGTGACATGGGCCTCTTCATGGGGGAGGTCAGGGGGAACCTCCAGCTGAGGTCCACCCGCGAtggagaagaggaggagaacgaggtGAACGCAGAGAGGCACGGGGCGGGGAACCCTAAAGGGAAGCCCTTAAGGGGGACCCTGGAGCGGATCTGTGGAGTGACGCCGCTTAAAACCCTGGGAAAACTGGGGAAGGGGCTGCGCATATCGGGACGCAATGTATGGGGGGGCAACTCTCCTCACTTCAGCCCTGGACACTCAAACAGTCTCCCACCAGAGAGGGAGAAAAGGAAAGGACTGCGCAGGGGCTCTGAAGGAATTATGTCCCTGCTCcggtgaggagggggagggggggacaaaAACATTTTAGCCGTTAGCTGTAGGTCAATGAATTGTAAAGAAGTTCTAATACAAAGAGAAAACATTTGCAGCTGTGGAGGATAATCTTTTGGAAGGCACACAGAATGAGTGAAAATCGTATAAGGTATTATTGTTATATATAGTGTGTAAACACAAATCACCAAattagaatcagaatcagaaatctggtttattgccaagtaggttTACGCATGGATTTGCTTTAGTGTGTACCGTTGCATACAAACGAATGAGGGTGTACAAAAGGAGTGAATATAGACTTTTAaagaaatatatacaatttacaaaaatgtatttaatttgttttaaagaaatatataaaaggaaATACAATTAAAGAAAAGTATGACCTGAGTTTAGAAAAGAGAACCGTGTGGTTTTAAATAGGAAGCATTGAACAGGAATGTACAACATATACAAAGGAATGTGCAAGGTTCACAGTATTTCTGATGATGTGTGTAAATGTAAGGCATAGTGTCTATGGGAGGGGTTGGGAATCCTTTTCAGTGGGGGCCCGGGGCCTTGTTGATGAGGCCGGTTGCTGACAGGAAGAAACTGTTTTTGTAAGAGGGGAGCTGATTGAACAGTTTGGGACCAGGCGTCAAACTCATTTCTTAAGATTACAAAGGAAAATGCAGTTATGCAACATGTACAAATGCATTGGTAATGCGTTTGTAAGGGCCCCGCTACAATCCACCATCCACCATTCTCCGATGGAGTAGAATAAAGATAAGAATAATGTTGTCTGCAAACAAAAGCaagatcatttaaaaaacaactaaTAATATCCTAAAACATCAATGAAAGGTAATCAGAATCCAGATAAAGGAGTGATGTAACTATGATGGGAAAACTGCAAGACACTTAAGCGAGTCAAGGCCGTTTTTAATGGTAGCACAACAACAGTTTTTATAGTATGTTGAATTAGCCTCAAAGTCCCAGAGGAGAGGGTGAGAGAAGGACAATCCCGTGTTACTCCCGTGGCCTGTTATAGAATAGAATATATAGTTAGCTTATGTAATATGCATTACCTCTTTTGCTTTACCCTGATATGTTGATTACTTGCTTACAAAGGGACTATATTTAACTGAGGCATGCGCACGGTTTAACAGATGTGTGCTTCATTCCAAACATACCGTGTAGAGTACAATACAAGCCTCAAGTCCCATAGATGCAGCGATGTATGAAGTAACCCTTTCATGTGAAGAATGCTTGTGTCTCTTCGGCTGCAGTCATTCATGTTGTTGGTTGCTGCTCTGCACTGTTCAGCTTCACAGGTCGACGTAAGGAAGAGCGCAGAGAAAGCCTGCCCTGCGGAAACCTGAGCACAGAGTGTGAGGCGGACGCTTCCAGGCAGCCCTCCTTCCTCAGGATGGTGAGTCTGGGCAAGCTGAAGAGGGAGTCCATGTCAGACAAGGCATCCCAAGAGGCTGATGAGGAAACAGATGAGGAGGAGCCGGTGGTGGTAACCAGAGAGCCCCTCTCAGGTAACAGTCAAGGAAGCATCAGGTGTAAACACTCCAGGTCCTGATTGAAAAGAACCACACCTTTTGTCAGGAGTTCCCATTCCATTGGAGAACTTATCTCTTCCTGGTTAAGCTTCAGCAGCACTTCCTCCAATCCTAGACAACGCTCTCGTGAGGCCGAGAGGTCCCCAGGTCCCTGAGTCACTGGGTTCAATCACCACCAGACTGTGAACCAGGAAATGACCACACTTCCTCCAACCCCAGGTTGCTTTTAGATAGAAGTTCAACCAAGCTACTGTTCACAGACTCCACAGGGGACCTATAGGAATAGAAGAGTGTGCAGGATGAGCAACAAATAGCCCTGTTCGTCAGTCAGGCACACGCACACCACtcaataaagaaaaaaacacatCCTTTCCCAGTTTGTTAGTTAACCCTTAATTTTGTGACAAATAGAAATAGCTGTGTTTTCTCTTCTTGCTGCCCACAGTACTAGAGATCCTGCAGTTGGTCAACCACAGGGATCTTCTCCTGGCCGACACACACATTCAGGAGCTGGAGCGCGAGTGTGAGCTGCTGTCTCACTTTACAACCACAACTAGTTCCACCCCTACTCCAACTCTTTCTCCCAGCATCCCTCCTGGCATGAATACCTTCTCGTCCTCATCCTTAGACGACTCCCTCAGCTCCAACGCAACACTGGACTCAGGCGTGCGGAAGGCTAAGGACGTGGAGCTCCTGTATGAGGCCCTGCAGAAAGAGATGTGGGACGTTGTGCGGGAGTCCCTCCGCCAGCCCAGTGCGGGTCCAAACCTGGGGCTGGTGGTGCTGGTGATCCAACAGGAGGAGCATGCCGATGCTACCTGGGctctgagagatggaagcaaGCCAGAGCAAGAAGGTCTCCAGATCCATTCCAGCCATCGTCCTCGGAAACTGAAGCTGAAGTGGAGGCAGGCTGTGATGGAGGCCGCAGACTGGAGCCTGCCCCATGAGGTGGACACCCAGGCGGGTCAGCTCGCCTTATACCTGGAACGCCTGAGGACTCGCATGGTGGATGACCTGGACGCAGCGAGGAGGAATGCTGTGTCCATTTACCCAGAGGAGTTTGCTGCTTTCCAGGTTTATGTGGATAGCTACCATCGCGCCGTGGCCAAACGTCTTCGGAGCATCACCAGCGGACCGCTGCAGATCACCGATGTCTACTCTTTACTGGACTGGTTCTACAACATCTACAACAGGTAAGGCCGTGGACATCCATATGCTCCAATCATGTATTCAACTGTAACAAACCTGGAAACTGGACTGGTTTAGTAATGATTTCAAATGTTCTACCAGGGATGTGCTGGGAACCATCGGGACAAAGACACCCATCAACTACTCTCCACTGGAGCCCATTCTGCCCCAAGACACAGTGCAGAGGCTGGAGGAGGACTGCATCAGCATCGTCAGGGTAAGAAATGTTCTCTCAACACAGTTGTGGGTTTTTTTGTTGAAAATGGATTCAAATTGATATTTTACTCTGTGATTTTCAGGAGAAGGTGACAATAGAGTTGATTCAGGTTCTGGATGAGGAGGAGAGACGATGGGCCCAGACTCTGCACATAGAGGAGTATCAGTCCCACCTGGCACGCTCAGTCATCCAGGTACAGGTCACATGTTGTTTTCACTGGGGATTTTAGTAAATGTCTTTTTAGCCTAGGAAACAGCTGTTTTACCGCTAATGTATTTCACTATTCCAGAGGTTGAAGGTGGACTTGGACCGATCTACATCTGTGAACCAGTTTCTGGGGGCAAGAGTGGCTCGCTGCAGTCTCGTTGGTCTGGCTGACTTTCTCTACTAGTgagtgttattattattattattattacaaacgTGAAATAATTGCACTCAATTGCACATTTGGTGTGAAAAATGGTGTGATCTGCATTTactaaaaataatacatttgttaTTCTTTATCTAATCTGGCCTTTATTTAATATGCTGGtatttttattgatttaagGATGTCTTCAATCCGAAGCAGTGTTTTGACAGGACAGGACAGGAGTGTCCatttattgattgttttagcattcagcatgtttttttttaaactctgtCCAGTTTCCAGAGGAAGGTGGAGATGTTTCATGATACTCAGGAAGAATTCGGAGAACGAGGGGACGGATATGTGTCCAGAACCATATCTGTGGTCAACTGCTGCCCTCCTCTCAGGTAGACAACATATTTTTTATTGAGCTAGAAATATACATTTGGGGATTTGTCTGCAGTCATTTTCTGAAGGTTTAGCTTCATGTCTCCTGTGTAGATCCTTAGTGGAGCGCTGCAGGCAGTGTGACCCACAGGGCAGCGAGGACACTGCACAGAGAGCCAACTCCTCCCTGGACCGCATCATCAACCAGTCAGTGAGGGTGCTGACAGAAAGGCTGTTCGAGAACATCAGGGTGAGTAAGACACAAGCAAATTCCAGGCTCATGGCCAGGAAATATGACAACGTACCAGTGGGATGACACATTTGAAAAAATCCCGTAAACGTATTTTATTGAAACAGAAAGTAACATGTGGGTTTCTCAATTTCAAACGATCCATGTCTGCTGTTTAGAACTGGAAAAAGTATTCCGATCACTAAATAAGTAAAAATAACAATCGTACAACGTAAAAATGTACTAATGTCAGTACCAATTGAGTTATGTGCCTGCCAAGTCCAACAGTTAGGGAAACCGAAAACATGTTTCATTCCAAATGAAGTAAAGATAAGTAATACATTATGCAGTATACACATTATGAAGCCTAAGGACCCCCGGCAGCATTAAAGgttcaacaagtcctccaactcatacgaccaaataggtggATTGTTTAAGCACCTTAGATTAtgacccatagccacgttttaaagtgtagcacctctagtggtcgtgtacgaaacaacatgctcccgtttattcacaaataaccctcactgtaaaatcctaaattgtagaatagtttggccattaaaacgctttttgattagatttctagcgagaagtgtatattgtacttttagaatccacgtccagtcgatatgtaggatatagcctatagtttgatagatcttacgaagatgatttgaggtatgcggcagcctccatgtaaagttacgggttgaaaacagtatttccggtctcgacgttttcagaataaaaccaatgatcaaatgaacatttaatattcattattaaaggtacagccgaatcatcacagcgcacaaaaactattaccgccgcagatggaccaaaaaagggagagtttgaaaaaaaaaagggggcgGGTCTGCTCAGTGAAacgataacaacgaaacatggaggaacagaagtctgcgtttaaatcgtgtgtgtggaggtgtgtgtggttaaaaccataggttaaaacacatcagcctgcgaaggcggtgcgtgaaaggcggtgcgtgaaaggcggtgcgtgaaaggcggtgcgtgaaaggcggtgcgtgaaaggcactgcgcgctcctcttctcagaggctgagttaaccctcccgctgcctcctggtgctgcagagatttcatgaagtgaaggaggttttccttctatgaaacagctgtgggcagcagatactgtgaatgtcacatacatgaatacatagatcaaggcagactggtgcacacacactcctgttttgccaatccggtggttaaacaaatatagctctaaatccctggccgaaatgtccttaaaatgaagtccgagttcgacattttaattaattaattaattaattaattgcctttccaactcctcactcagttgactgttacaggtctatacaggttcatggtacaatgcataagcttcacatcgagagactgaaactgtattttcctttaccgttgtgttttaatttcacaataaagttaatagtcatattatgtttgatattattatgttttattaactacaccactgtttttttaaacctgcgccgcctagtggttaaagcacgctattgaattttgttgttgaataagttttatttgatgaaaacatttaaatattaagagtagcctacatacaaaattgaaaatatcaagaagatactgtagtgatctctacaataaaactgtttagtgcaggacgtccaaagatattaacaggagaatgtgcaaaacagaccaactaggctttatttaaacattaaagaatactttaagttaaggtcttcttttgaataagaaaaaaacgttggggttatccacagataaatatgaagtctgacaaagtacttaacgtccattatattgcatagtttattttggcacttgacaatcaccttccctgaatttgactcaggtgtaactaaagtctgatttaagggttgtttatatttcacatcattaatcagaatctgcaaagtaactaaaataaatgtagtggagtaaaaatactaggttaacctctgaattgtagtggagtagaacaaagtagtatgctgctgtaacaaaaacatttcccaacttgggatcaataaagtatcttatcttacgatgatcgatggctactgccatatttgcaaaatttgcctctgaaccttgacaagtgcatgtttcaggcttatcaatgaacaacaggagggctcACAGACATAAGGCCAGCTGTTAaacaaagctcttctgaccttaggtgtcatgtgggtatattatttcacccatttattaattatatgttttacatttgataacaccactgtgttttgtatcccctaaacctccagggtgtacacatttaatactggcaacttctaattgtgggaaatacgaaaacgtcttataaagagacgtgccatatattgtgaaacacacaatagccagcatgtgtatatctgggggggggggctggagccgggggctggacccgtccaattccagttttggaaagtctgccgtggttccattccatttcaaagagctgttgacgctcagcgtaaccttgtcgcactgccactccaacatccaatcacagggcttgatgactaatcactgggtttgtaaagcaaggcggatgttgtagtcccaaacgatagcttgggattctgggtagtataGTGTCTTCTGAAACtgtctaaactcctaaaaaactatttatttctctgaatcgaaggttaaaaacacaaaagcattgtacaccatttaaaccaatcaatattgtgtaattaacaaggataaactgatgttttttagtggatgagtaatgcagatatcactgtgtaatcatttgacagtgaggggaatatatccggttttattatgaaaacttcgagaccggaaatactgttttcacccacgctgactttacatggaagctgccgcatatacacgttatcctggcgagacctcaaatcatcttcgtaatatctatcaaactatagatccacatccactggacgtggattctaaaagtacaatatacacttctcgctagaaatctaatcaaaaagcattttaatggccaaactattctacaatttaggattttccagagagggttatttgtgaataaacgggagcatgttgtttcttacacgaccactagaggtgctacactttaaaacgttgctatgggtcgtaatctaaggtgtttaaacaatcgacctatttggtcgttttttgttgGAGGACAGGCTGTAAATGTTCATTATTTGATTACAGTCACTGCAAAAGCCTGTAAGCAGCATTTCGTTGTGTATAGCTTGATTTAAGTAATGATTAATATATTATATGATATTTTTTGTTTGAAAATCTCATTCTACAAAGTAACTACAGCCATTAGATCATTTTATCACATTCAAGTTGACTTTATTGGTGATAATATAATATAAGAATTGTAATTGAGTCAAAGTAAATTACCTTTACACttaacttgagtaaatgtactgtgATGGCGTACTCTGTTAAACAGAACTTGTGTGTTGTTGTCTCAGCCTTTCCTGGAGAAACTGATAAAGAGGAAATGGCTGAACAACACGGAGGCCTTTGAGGCCATCGAAGCCAGCATCAAACAACACTTCAAGAAGTTCAGGAGGATGGACCCTCCACCTTACCAGGTAACATTTCTTTGATAAAATAATTATAACTTGTGTTAAAAGGTTACATGTAACAGAAGGTGATATGTCAGTGATTTGTTTTTCTGAACGCCTGACAGACGCTGGTGGGAGAGGTGCACCGGCGGGTCCTGGTGGAGTATGTCCGCGCCATCATGAGGGGACGGATAATCTGCACATCCTCCAAAATGAGAAAGAGGATGGCTTTCCGTCTGCAAGATGAAGCCAAACAGCTCAAAGGACTCTTTAAGGATCTGGTAAATCTGGACTTCActcaaaacattacatttataaattaTTCAGACATTGTCTTTAAAGTCGGATTTAACTCTTTAGTGTGGCAAAGTACAGTAAGGTTCTAGAAGGAGACCAAAACTCATTGCAACAAAACAGAGCTAATAATTGCTTCTCAGGAGATGCTGAGCATTGTATATAATTCCAATATGCTGATTCTCAAAAACACTGAGCAGAGCTGGCGCCGGGAGTGCAGAGTCTGTTGGTTGTAAATGGAGCCTGACCCCCTAACTTCCGAGGTCAGGAATAACTCACACTGTTGATACAGGACTGAGCTCTGAAAAATGGCTGCCGTCAGTGAGATGGAGATGGATGGAGCACGCTTACGTTAGCACTCGTCAGAGGAGGGAAGAGGGTGTAAAACAACGAGACCTGACAGCGTGGCATTTGCCCCCTTTCTGTGAGCGAGTTCAAACAAGTGTCCGTCACCTCGGCTGACAACAGGAAGCTGCTGTGTTCAGAAGGAACTTCCTGTTCCTGTCAGCTGGCCAGCTTTGATGTGGCTCTGGGATGGCCTTGATGGCCTTTTTGCGCCGAGGAGCGGGATGAAGTGTCTATGGAAActagaggggagggggggggggggggggggttcatgCCTGTCTAAAAAAGACGTCGTTATTTTTAGTGCATGCCAAGCCAAATAATTTATTTTTCCT belongs to Pseudochaenichthys georgianus chromosome 14, fPseGeo1.2, whole genome shotgun sequence and includes:
- the exoc3l2a gene encoding tumor necrosis factor alpha-induced protein 2 isoform X1 codes for the protein MPILKKLPGRSKSSQEFPRANGELILPRLDLDLQNLNDLKVLNKNLNPFEDIDLNEDERKDGDMGLFMGEVRGNLQLRSTRDGEEEENEVNAERHGAGNPKGKPLRGTLERICGVTPLKTLGKLGKGLRISGRNVWGGNSPHFSPGHSNSLPPEREKRKGLRRGSEGIMSLLRFTGRRKEERRESLPCGNLSTECEADASRQPSFLRMVSLGKLKRESMSDKASQEADEETDEEEPVVVTREPLSVLEILQLVNHRDLLLADTHIQELERECELLSHFTTTTSSTPTPTLSPSIPPGMNTFSSSSLDDSLSSNATLDSGVRKAKDVELLYEALQKEMWDVVRESLRQPSAGPNLGLVVLVIQQEEHADATWALRDGSKPEQEGLQIHSSHRPRKLKLKWRQAVMEAADWSLPHEVDTQAGQLALYLERLRTRMVDDLDAARRNAVSIYPEEFAAFQVYVDSYHRAVAKRLRSITSGPLQITDVYSLLDWFYNIYNRDVLGTIGTKTPINYSPLEPILPQDTVQRLEEDCISIVREKVTIELIQVLDEEERRWAQTLHIEEYQSHLARSVIQRLKVDLDRSTSVNQFLGARVARCSLVGLADFLYYFQRKVEMFHDTQEEFGERGDGYVSRTISVVNCCPPLRSLVERCRQCDPQGSEDTAQRANSSLDRIINQSVRVLTERLFENIRPFLEKLIKRKWLNNTEAFEAIEASIKQHFKKFRRMDPPPYQTLVGEVHRRVLVEYVRAIMRGRIICTSSKMRKRMAFRLQDEAKQLKGLFKDLESSSSWLDSVICHLADIILLEDTPSIQMEVAVLVKEFPDIRKKHVSTLLNIRGMMRQAERQEILNIVKDFECSNALMCRDHALFSDIPLTSEVHCISLGFLRLAMTVSNWFSEHRPRRIRRTSVRNATPQPVKNMEDITKLHRED
- the exoc3l2a gene encoding tumor necrosis factor alpha-induced protein 2 isoform X2; amino-acid sequence: MSENRISFTGRRKEERRESLPCGNLSTECEADASRQPSFLRMVSLGKLKRESMSDKASQEADEETDEEEPVVVTREPLSVLEILQLVNHRDLLLADTHIQELERECELLSHFTTTTSSTPTPTLSPSIPPGMNTFSSSSLDDSLSSNATLDSGVRKAKDVELLYEALQKEMWDVVRESLRQPSAGPNLGLVVLVIQQEEHADATWALRDGSKPEQEGLQIHSSHRPRKLKLKWRQAVMEAADWSLPHEVDTQAGQLALYLERLRTRMVDDLDAARRNAVSIYPEEFAAFQVYVDSYHRAVAKRLRSITSGPLQITDVYSLLDWFYNIYNRDVLGTIGTKTPINYSPLEPILPQDTVQRLEEDCISIVREKVTIELIQVLDEEERRWAQTLHIEEYQSHLARSVIQRLKVDLDRSTSVNQFLGARVARCSLVGLADFLYYFQRKVEMFHDTQEEFGERGDGYVSRTISVVNCCPPLRSLVERCRQCDPQGSEDTAQRANSSLDRIINQSVRVLTERLFENIRPFLEKLIKRKWLNNTEAFEAIEASIKQHFKKFRRMDPPPYQTLVGEVHRRVLVEYVRAIMRGRIICTSSKMRKRMAFRLQDEAKQLKGLFKDLESSSSWLDSVICHLADIILLEDTPSIQMEVAVLVKEFPDIRKKHVSTLLNIRGMMRQAERQEILNIVKDFECSNALMCRDHALFSDIPLTSEVHCISLGFLRLAMTVSNWFSEHRPRRIRRTSVRNATPQPVKNMEDITKLHRED